The DNA segment GAAGGGAGTTCGTCAAGAGGGCGAGGAAGTTCATCGAGATGATAAGCGTCGTGGAAGATGCCCTCACGGCCAACGAGGTCGGCGTTCACGCCATGCACGACCCGACGGAGGGGGGAATAGCGAACGGCCTTCACGAGATGGCCGACGCCGCCGGCCTGGGCTTCAGGGTGCACCTCGAGAGAATACCCATACGGGAGGAGACGCTCGGAATATGCCGCTTCTACGGTCTAAACCCCCTCGCCCTGATAAGCTCCGGGGCCCTGATGATAGCCGCCCCGAGGGACGGCGTGGATGAAATCCTAAACGCCCTCAGAGAGAAAGGCATAAACGCCTCCGTCATAGGAGAGTTTGTGGAAGACCCCGGCGTCAGGGTCATCGTTGAGAACGGTGAAGAGAGGCCCCTTGAGAGACCTGAGAGCGACGAGCTCTGGAAGGTGGTCTGAGCCCAATCAAATCTCAACCGATATCCTCAGCTTTTCCTCTTCCTCCAGCTTTTTGAGTACACCCAGGGCGGTCTCGGGGCTAAGCGACATTCTCCTGATGTGCTCGTAGGCCCTCCGTATCTCCTCCCGCTCGTACCCCTGGGCGCGCTTCTCCAGGTACAGCAGGACGGAGAGAAGAACCCCCTTGATACTCCTTTCCTGGAGGGGAAGGAGCTTCCATCCACCGTCATAGACATAGGCTGCCTTGGGTGTCTCGTCCCCCTTCAGCTCTCCAACGGGAACCGTGTTCATGCCCTCCCGCGACGTCAGGTACTCGATCAGCATCTCCTCGGAGTAGCCCTCCTGCCTGAGCCCCAGAAAGCTCAGTTCAAGTGCCCTCAGAAGGGAGGCAACCCTCTCCATCTCGGTTATCCTGGACTTCGAGAGAATAGACAGCTTCAGCACGGCCTTCTCAAGGGGCTCTTCCTCGATGTTGACGGTGACGAGAATCCTGTCCCTCAGACGGGAGCCCTCTTCAAAGGCCTTCACCGCTATCCACACGGCACCGTTCGTGAGGATGCCGTATTTAACGCCGGAGTTGAAGCAGTAGCGCGCCAGCTGGCGGAGGGGCTCGTCCCGTTTGATTATGTTAACCCCGAGGTTCTTGGCCTCGACGTAGGCAAAGACCTCGCCATTGAGGATGAGCGCGTAGTCCGCCCTCCCGTCCTCCGTCCGCTCCTCCGGCCTGACCTCTTCGGGGTTGTTCCAATCCCATCCCAGTGCCTGAAAAACCTCACCGATGAGGTGCTGCTTCACCGCCTCCTCGTTCTTGGCGTAGAGTTCCCTGTGTGAACGGATTTTCCTCCTGACGCTGGCCACGGCCTTGGTAAGTTCTTCCATGCCCATACCCCCGACCGCTTTAGTGCTCTCCCCACGACCTAAAAGCTTTTGGGCGGTGGGTTCAAATTGCTCCGGTGGGACTATGTGCCGCGTAATGTTTGCAGCAGGTGACGGAAAGCGGATTCGTCCGCTGCTGGATGCCCTGGTAAGGTCCTCCGAAAATGACCCGTAC comes from the Thermococcus celericrescens genome and includes:
- a CDS encoding type I restriction endonuclease; this translates as MEELTKAVASVRRKIRSHRELYAKNEEAVKQHLIGEVFQALGWDWNNPEEVRPEERTEDGRADYALILNGEVFAYVEAKNLGVNIIKRDEPLRQLARYCFNSGVKYGILTNGAVWIAVKAFEEGSRLRDRILVTVNIEEEPLEKAVLKLSILSKSRITEMERVASLLRALELSFLGLRQEGYSEEMLIEYLTSREGMNTVPVGELKGDETPKAAYVYDGGWKLLPLQERSIKGVLLSVLLYLEKRAQGYEREEIRRAYEHIRRMSLSPETALGVLKKLEEEEKLRISVEI